Below is a window of Allomuricauda ruestringensis DSM 13258 DNA.
TCCAGAAATAGCCCAAGAAATGGGTGTTCAAGGTAGGGTTAGCGTAATTTTCGTTATCCAGAAAGATGGAAGTATCGGTAACATTAGAATGCGCGGACCTGATAAAAACTTGGAAGCCGAGGCAATGAGAATTATCCAAAAACTGCCTAAAATGACTCCTGGAAAGCAAAGAGGTAGACCAGTAAAAGTACCTTTCAGTATTCCAATTACATTTAAGCTACAGTAAAATATATATAATTCCTGTCGAGGCAGGAATGGAAAAAGCCCGAATGAAATTTCATTCGGGCTTTTTTTATGGATTTAACTCCAAGAATCATAAAACTTTAGCTTTGGTTGCAAAAGATACGTACTGGCGTTATCTTTGCCAGCCAATAAAGATGTGGATGAAATCTGCCGTAGGTTCCGTAAAAAATAATACCCTTTCCTTATTATTTTCCGATTTTAAGGAGATTACCAAGGCCAAACTGGCCATTAGTGTGGTTTTCTCTTCCATTGCGGGGTATTTTTTGGGCGCCTACCAGATTGATGTGGTGTCTTTGTTGTTGTTGATGTTCGGGGGCTACTGCATGGTAGGGGCATCAAACGCATACAATCAAATCATAGAAAAAGATTTGGACGCTTTAATGAAGCGTACCAAGAACAGACCGATTCCTTCGGGAAGAATGTCCGTAAAAACTGCGTTGGCCGTTGCTGTGGTTTTAACGGTATTGGGAGTACTGGCTCTTTTTGCACTTAGCCCCAAAACAGCCATGTTCGGTGCCATCTCCATATTTTTGTACACAAGTGTGTATACGCCATTAAAAACCAAATCGCCACTTTCGGTATTTGTGGGAGCATTTCCAGGAGCGATTCCTTTTATGTTGGGATGGGTAGCAGCAACCGATGATTTTGGCATTGAACCAGGGACTTTGTTCATGATTCAGTTTTTTTGGCAGTTCCCACACTTTTGGGCCTTAGGTTGGATGTTGGATGAAGATTACAAACAAGCAGGGTTTAAAATGTTGCCTACGGGCAAAAAGGATAAGGGTACTGCAATGCAAATCATTCTTTACACCATTTGGATGATTGTTATCTCCATAATTCCAGTATTCGGGTTTACGGGAAGATTGCACCTTTCCATTCCAGCAGCCGCAATTGTACTGTTGTCTGGATTGGTCATGTTGTTTTTTGCCTTCAAATTATACGAAAACAGGGACAATCCATCAGCAAGAAAATTGATGTTGGCCAGTGTCACCTATATATCATTGATTCAAGTAGTGTACGTAATAGATAAGTTTATAAACTAAAATGGATTTAACCCAAGGAACAGCAGAAGAAAAGAACAGACGGGCAAAAAAAATGATGCTCTGGTTCGGTATTGTGAGTTTGATTATGGGCTTTGCCGGTTGGACCAGTGCCTACATTGTAAGTAGTAAACGGGAAGATTGGGTAAGTGATTTGGAGCTGCCAAGTGCATTTTTCATCAGTACCATCATGATTATCTTGAGCAGTATTACCTATTTTGTGGCCAAAAAAGCCGTAGCCAAGAACAATCAAAAGAACGGGACAATATTTTTGCTCATCACATTGGTGCTCGGGATAACATTTATATCCTTACAATTTGTAGGATTTTCCCAGATGTTGGAAAACGGCTATTATTTTACTGGCCCCACCAGTAACATAAAAATGTCCTATGTGTTTTTGATAGCGGCAGTGCACATTGCCCATGTGGTGGCAGGATTGATATCACTTTTGGTGGTTTTGGTACAACAGCTCAGAAATAAATATACCCCGGAGAACATGTTGGGGATGGAATTAGGAGCCACTTTTTGGCATTTTCTGGATTTTATTTGGGTATATCTAATTCTATTTATGTATTTCGTGAAATAAATTTTGATTGGAGCAGTTTTCAATCAAGTTTGTCTTTTACAATACATCAAAAAATGTAAATTTGTGAAAGTTTTAATAAAACGACCTTTTATATGGATGCAACGGTAAGTACCGGTACAGAAGACAGCGTTTGGGGAGGTGGAAACAAACCCCTCGGCGCTAGCTATGGAAAAATGATGATGTGGTTTTTTATCATGTCGGATGCCTTGACCTTTTCTGGTTTTTTGGTGGCATACGGTTTCTCAAGATTTAAGTTTATAGAGTTATGGCCAATTGCCGATGAGGTATTTACCCACGTGCCCTTTTTTCATGGAAATTATCCCATGTACTATGTGGCTTTTATGACCTTTATTTTGATTATGTCTTCCGTGACCATGGTATTGGCTGTGGATGCTGGTCATAAAATGAAACAGAAAAGTGTTATCTTTTATATGTTCCTTACCATTATCGGTGGTGCCATCTTCGTTGGTTCACAGGCTTGGGAATGGGCAACTTTTATAAAGGGTGATTACGGAGCGGTAGAAACAAACTCAGGAAGAATCCTTCAGTTTGTAAATGCCGAAACAGGCGAAAGAGCTGCTTTGGCCGATTTTTCCAAAACACTTCCAGAGGAAAGGGTGAAACACCAAGCAAGTGAAGGAATTTGGTTTGAAAGCGAAGGCTACAAAACATCCTATTCTTTAAATGAAGTCGTGGAAGGCTTCAAGGCAACACCAAATATCTTGATCCGTACCGAACAATTGAATGAAGAAGGCGAAAAGACCCTTTTGGATAGAAAAGAATCTTTGGCCAAAATATTGGAAGCCAATCAAGTGGTGGAAGGGGCCAACCTTGTCCACAACGAATACGGCCATAGACTGTTTGCTGACTTCTTTTTCTTTATTACAGGGTTCCACGGATTCCACGTATTTTCGGGTGTAATGATCAACATTATCATATTCTTTAATGTGATTTTGGGCACCTACGAGCGTAGAGGTCATTACGAAATGGTAGAGAAAGTTGGACTGTACTGGCACTTTGTGGATTTGGTATGGGTATTCGTATTTACATTCTTTTATTTGGTATAAAAACATTGATTATAGATGGCACACGAGCATAAACTTGAGATTTTTAGAGGATTATTAAAATTTAAATCGAACACCCAAAAAATTTGGGGAGTACTTATCTTCCTCACAATAGTAACCACTGTTGAAGTTGCATTGGGTATCGTTAAGCCAAGGTTTTTGACCCACAACTACTTTTTGGGCATGAAATTGCTTAACTGGATCTTCATTATCCTGACCCTGGTAAAGGCCTATTACATTGCATGGGACTTTATGCACCTTAGGGACGAAAAAACACCATTAAGAAGGGTAATTGTATGGACCCCCGTATTCCTAATATGTTATTTGATATTCATCTTGCTGTTCGAAGCAGATTACATTTATAATGTATACACTGAGGGATTCATAACCTGGGACTTTTAAGAAAGTATTTAACAAAATTAAAAGACGGTTTTCCAACCGTCTTTTTTTATTTTTGTACGGTTGAAACACTATGAAAAAGAAAATCGTATTAGCAGCCCTTTTTGTACTCCCTGTCGTAGTCTACTTGTTTTTTGCATCGGGGGTAAACAATTTTGGACGTTTGCCAATCCTTACCGAAAAAGTATCCGATGTTTCTCAAATGGATCCCAACGTACAGTTTAAAGGCAAGATTACCATTCTCGGTTTTTTGGGAAACAATGTGGGGGCCATGCAAGGAAATGCCTTTAATCTAAATCAAAAGATTTACAAAAGATTTGGGGAGTTCAGCGACTTCCAAATGATCATGGTCGTTCCCCAAGGTAATGAAGAGCAAGTGGGGGAGTTGAAGGATGAATTGGGGAAATTGTCCAACGTGGATAAATGGCACTTTGCCTTTGGTACCGAAGACGAAATCGAAACTTTGTTCGCATCCTTAAAGTCCAATGTGGATTTGGATGCCAATTTAGCGACCCCGAATGTTTTTATAATAGATAAGGATTTGAGCCTCAGGGGAAGGGATGATGACGAGGATGAAGGTGTTAAATATGGTTTTGATACTTCTTCCGTTGCAGAACTGAACAATAAAATGGTGGACGATGTCAAGATTATTTTGGCAGAATACCGTCTGGCCCTAAAAAAGAATAATGCCGACAGGAGCAAATAACAAAAAGAAGTACACGTACATTTGGGTATCCGCAATCATTTTGATTTTCGGCATTTTTGCCGTGTACGAGATCACAAAACGCGTAAAAGGAGGAACAGTCGTGGAAAACGACCGTATGAGTGTTCCACTCAAAAATACCAAAGTGGGTTTTGTGGTAAACCAGGGAGAAAAACGTAGAGTTCCCGACTTTTCTTTTTACAATCAGGATAGCGTATTAATTACCAACGAGGATTATTTGGGGAAGGTTTATGTGGTGGAATTTTTCTTCACCACCTGTCCGACAATTTGCCCTGTAATGACCAAGAACTTGGTGGAACTACAGGAAACCTTTAAAGGGGATGAAGATTTCGGTGTGGCTTCCTTTACCATCAACCCACGGTATGATACACCATCCGTATTGACCAAGTATGCCAAAAAATATGGGATAACGGATGAGGATTGGCATCTGATGACAGGTAATCAGGATAAGATCTATCAATTGGCACAAGAAGGATTCTACATCTTTGCCAACGAAGACCAAGATGCCCCGGGCGGGTTTGAGCATTCCGGTATGTTCGCATTGGTTGATAAAAAAGGATATATTCGTTCGCGTAAAGATGAGTTTGGCAACCCGCTGATCTATTATCGCGGAACCATTACAGAAGAGCAAGGAGTAAATTCAGACGGGGAAACCCAACAGATTACGATATTAAAAGAGGACATTAAAAAACTATTGGCAGAATGACCGATGAAATTTCTTTGAAGGAAAAACGGTATAATAGATTGATAACCGTAATTTCCATTGCAATACCTTTAGTGGTTGCCGTATTATTTAGGTATAAGATTCCAAATGCAAAACCATTATCTTTTTTGCCGCCGATTTATGCGGGAATTAATGGTTTAACCTCAATCTTGCTTATTCTTGCATTTATAGCCATTAAAAATGGCAGGCAATTGATACACCGTAGGTTGATGACGACCAATATTGTGCTTTCAGCATTGTTTCTGATTATGTATGTAGCCTATCATATGACCTCTGAAACGACTGTTTTTGGTGGAGAAGGTCCCATTAAATTTGTTTATTACTTTATTTTGATGACGCACATTGTGTTGTCCATATCGGTAATTCCTTTGGTGTTGATCACATATTCAAAAGTGTATTTGGACGATTTTGAAAGTCATAGACAATGGGCAAAATATACCTTCCCGATATGGCTATATGTTGCGGTTACCGGAGTTTTGGTCTATGTGATGATTTCACCCTATTATCAATATTGATTTTTCCATGAAAACAAAATTGCTGTTCATTCTACTTGTTATATTGGTTTTTCCAACTGTGTCTGAAGCCCAATGCGCCATGTGCCGCGCAGTTGTGGAAAGTGAATCTGATGGAAAAACTGCGGAAGCGATCAATAACGGAATTGTTTACCTAATGGCCGTGCCCTATGTTCTGGTGGCTGGCCTTTTCTACTTTATCTATAGAAAAATGAGAAGCTAAAATAGCTTTTCAGCTCAAGTTTTACCTTAGACTGTAATATTTAGTGAGTTTGATTGTCTTATTGATAGACGCTTGCGTAACTCATCAATCATAATCGCTGACCTAAGTTCGACCTGGAACGGTGGCAAGAAATATTTGACACCATAAGAAAGAACAAACTCCATACTTTTTTAACCGGACTTTCTGTTGCCTCGAGTATCTTTATTTTGGTGATTCTACTTGGGTTTGGCCAAGGAATAGATGATGAAATCCATCGTTCGGAAAAAAAAGTAAAAAATCTTGTAACAATTTAACAACTTTACTGTCTTACTTGCAGAGGTAAACGTAAGATAGCTAACATCATCAATCATGATAGAAATCAAAGATCTTCATAAATCCTATAAAATGGGGAGCAACTCCCTTCATGTTTTAAAGGGGATAAATTTTAAAGTAGAAGAAGGGGAGCTTGTGGCCATTATGGGGTCTTCAGGATCTGGAAAATCCACATTGTTGAACATTTTGGGAATGTTGGACGGAGCGGATTCCGGTGAGTATACCTTGGATGGTGTACCGATCAAAAACCTGAGCGAAACCAAGGCCGCCCAATATAGGAACAAATTCTTGGGATTCATCTTTCAATCCTTCAACTTGATCAATTATAAAAGTGCCTTGGAGAATGTGGCCCTTCCGCTCTATTATCAAAAAGTGCCCAGAAAGGAGCGCCAAGAAAAGGCCATGAAGTATTTGGAGAGGGTTGGCTTAAAACCATGGGCGGACCACTTGCCCAGTGAGCTTTCCGGAGGTCAAAAACAAAGGGTGGCCATCGCGCGTGCCATGGCGGCAGAACCCAAAGTGCTCTTGGCAGACGAGCCAACAGGAGCCTTGGACAGTACAACTTCTTACGAGGTCATGGACCTTATCCAA
It encodes the following:
- the cyoE gene encoding heme o synthase, whose amino-acid sequence is MKSAVGSVKNNTLSLLFSDFKEITKAKLAISVVFSSIAGYFLGAYQIDVVSLLLLMFGGYCMVGASNAYNQIIEKDLDALMKRTKNRPIPSGRMSVKTALAVAVVLTVLGVLALFALSPKTAMFGAISIFLYTSVYTPLKTKSPLSVFVGAFPGAIPFMLGWVAATDDFGIEPGTLFMIQFFWQFPHFWALGWMLDEDYKQAGFKMLPTGKKDKGTAMQIILYTIWMIVISIIPVFGFTGRLHLSIPAAAIVLLSGLVMLFFAFKLYENRDNPSARKLMLASVTYISLIQVVYVIDKFIN
- a CDS encoding cytochrome c oxidase subunit 3, yielding MDLTQGTAEEKNRRAKKMMLWFGIVSLIMGFAGWTSAYIVSSKREDWVSDLELPSAFFISTIMIILSSITYFVAKKAVAKNNQKNGTIFLLITLVLGITFISLQFVGFSQMLENGYYFTGPTSNIKMSYVFLIAAVHIAHVVAGLISLLVVLVQQLRNKYTPENMLGMELGATFWHFLDFIWVYLILFMYFVK
- a CDS encoding cytochrome c oxidase subunit 3 codes for the protein MDATVSTGTEDSVWGGGNKPLGASYGKMMMWFFIMSDALTFSGFLVAYGFSRFKFIELWPIADEVFTHVPFFHGNYPMYYVAFMTFILIMSSVTMVLAVDAGHKMKQKSVIFYMFLTIIGGAIFVGSQAWEWATFIKGDYGAVETNSGRILQFVNAETGERAALADFSKTLPEERVKHQASEGIWFESEGYKTSYSLNEVVEGFKATPNILIRTEQLNEEGEKTLLDRKESLAKILEANQVVEGANLVHNEYGHRLFADFFFFITGFHGFHVFSGVMINIIIFFNVILGTYERRGHYEMVEKVGLYWHFVDLVWVFVFTFFYLV
- a CDS encoding cytochrome C oxidase subunit IV family protein; amino-acid sequence: MAHEHKLEIFRGLLKFKSNTQKIWGVLIFLTIVTTVEVALGIVKPRFLTHNYFLGMKLLNWIFIILTLVKAYYIAWDFMHLRDEKTPLRRVIVWTPVFLICYLIFILLFEADYIYNVYTEGFITWDF
- a CDS encoding SCO family protein yields the protein MPTGANNKKKYTYIWVSAIILIFGIFAVYEITKRVKGGTVVENDRMSVPLKNTKVGFVVNQGEKRRVPDFSFYNQDSVLITNEDYLGKVYVVEFFFTTCPTICPVMTKNLVELQETFKGDEDFGVASFTINPRYDTPSVLTKYAKKYGITDEDWHLMTGNQDKIYQLAQEGFYIFANEDQDAPGGFEHSGMFALVDKKGYIRSRKDEFGNPLIYYRGTITEEQGVNSDGETQQITILKEDIKKLLAE
- a CDS encoding DUF420 domain-containing protein, producing MTDEISLKEKRYNRLITVISIAIPLVVAVLFRYKIPNAKPLSFLPPIYAGINGLTSILLILAFIAIKNGRQLIHRRLMTTNIVLSALFLIMYVAYHMTSETTVFGGEGPIKFVYYFILMTHIVLSISVIPLVLITYSKVYLDDFESHRQWAKYTFPIWLYVAVTGVLVYVMISPYYQY
- a CDS encoding ABC transporter ATP-binding protein, giving the protein MIEIKDLHKSYKMGSNSLHVLKGINFKVEEGELVAIMGSSGSGKSTLLNILGMLDGADSGEYTLDGVPIKNLSETKAAQYRNKFLGFIFQSFNLINYKSALENVALPLYYQKVPRKERQEKAMKYLERVGLKPWADHLPSELSGGQKQRVAIARAMAAEPKVLLADEPTGALDSTTSYEVMDLIQKINDDGNTILVVTHEEDIAHMCKRIVHLKDGIIVEDKKIEQVRAEQYV